A window of Nocardia arthritidis genomic DNA:
GGCCGAGGTGGCCGACGCGCAGGCGTTACTCGCCGCCGTCGACCAGCATCGGCCCGACTTGGCCGTCATCGATGTCCGGATGCCACCGGATTTCCGGGACGAAGGGGTGCGTGCCGCGCTCACCATCCGGCGCGACCAGCCGGGCACGGCCGTGATGCTGCTCTCGCAGTACGTCGAAGAACGTTATGCCGCAGAGCTTCTCGCGACACAGACCAGCGGCGTCGGCTACCTGCTCAAGCAACGCGTCGCCGATGTCGAGGAGTTCGGCGAGGCGCTGCGCCGCGTCGCCACCGGCGGCACGGCCCTCGATCCCGAGGTGGTGGCGCAGCTACTGGTGCGCCGCGACCGCGGCCCGCTCGACCGGCTCACCCCGCGCGAACGCCAGGTGCTGGAACTGATGGCCAACGGTCGCTCCAACGCCGGTATCGCCGCCCATCTCGTCGTGAGCGAGCGCGCGGTGGCCAAGCACATCAACAGCATCCTCACCAAACTCGATCTGCCGCAAGATGGTTCCGACCACCGTCGGGTACTCGCGGTGCTCCGCTACCTCGGCGCGCGGTGAGTGCGCACCGACCAGGAACCGGTCGATGCGCAAGAAGCGCACGGTTCACGCGCTGGCGATCGGCCGATCGGGTGCGAAAGACGACAGGCCGACGCTCTGATAGGTGGAGATCAGGCGACGATAGCGGCGACGGTTGCGCGCCAAGGGCGTATCCGTCGCCCACGCGGGCAGGCCGCGGTACGCCACCCGGAAAAGGGTTGTGAGAGCGACGAATTCGAGGTCGTGGCGGCGGGTCCAGCGGATGGGGAGCACCCTGCGGGCACCGGGATGCATTGTGCCGTAACCGAGTACGGCGGCTACATGTCCGGCCGCCGGGCGGGCCAGCCGCCACAGTGGTTCGGTCGCGGCGGGAAGGAAGGGTGGGCGTGGGGCGCGGCGCACGGTTTCCATAGCGGCGATGAGAGTCGGTGTGACCGTTAGCTTTTCGGCGGCCATCTGGTCGTAGTAGGCGCACAGCTCGGCATAGTCCTCGATCAGGCGGGAACGGCCGGGTAGTTGCAGCGGCTCGGTCTTGGTCCGGACATGATCCCAGAGCGCCTGATTGTCTGCGGCACTGAGCTTTTCGCCGGTCAGGGCGGCGAACGCGCCGCGGTACATGAAGAAGGTGCTGATCAGGATCCAGTTCCAGTTCTCCGGGTTGAGCGCACTGTAGCGGGTGCCGTCGGGGGCAACGCCCTTGACGTCGCGGTGCAACAGTTTGAGGCGTTCCATTTCGGCGGTGCTGTCGGCGTCTTCGCCGAGGAACACGATCTGATCGGAGGCCGCGGAGCGCGTCGCCCGCTCCCACGGAGTGTTGCGGATGCGGCCGGTGCGCTCGAGTGCGGCCGATATCGCGGGCAACATCGTCTGATCGAACAGCGCGGCGGCGAACAGCCCGACGAAGACCGAACCGGCCACCTCCTCGAATCGCTCGACGACGCCGGTGGCCGTGCCACTCGCGGGCAGGGTCATGACATTGCTATGTACAGGGCACGTCATGGGGACTCCTTCGTCCGAGCACTACCGATCATTCTGGTGCAGAATGGCACCAAATTCATCTGGTGCCAGAGTGCACCAGAACTGACCGGAGAGTCAAGGGCATGCGCGATAATCCCTGGATGGCAGCCACACGCAGTTACGGCGGCGAATCCGCGGCCGAGCGCCGCGCCCGGCGCCGCGCCGCGCTCATCGAGGCCGCACTCGACCTGATGGCGGAGGGCGGGCCGAACGCGGTCACCAAACGGGCCGTCTGCGGGCGTGCCCGGCTCAACGACCGCTACTTCTACGAACATTTCGCCGACCGCGACGCCATTCTCGAGGCACTCGCGCAGGAGGTGACGGGGCAGGGACTGGAGGCCGTCGTCACCGCGGCGCTCGCGCCCGCGCCCGATACCCGCGCCCAGGTGCACGCCTCCGTCGTGGCGGCCGTCGATTTCATGCTGGCGGATCCGCGACGCGGAAAGCTACTGCTGCAAGCCAACTCGTCCGAGGTCTTGCAGCGATCCCGGGTGACCAACACACGCACCATCGCCAATGTGATGGCCGCGATGACGCGCGATCTGCTCGACGACCGGGCCCCGAGCCAACTCGATACCGATATGGCCGCCTTCGCCGCCGTCAGCGGCGTCATGGAGCTGTTCGCCGCCTGGCTGCGCGGTGAATATCCCACCGGCCGTGCGCATCTCGTCGAGCTGATCACCGCGATGCTGCTCGCGGGCATCGACCTGTCCGCCCAGCTCCCTGCCGAGAGCTGAAATACGAACGGGCGGCCGCCGAAATTCGGCGACCGCCCGCTCTATGCTCGAAAGCCGTTCGCTACTAGTCGTTCTGGAAGTAGCTCAGCAGACGCAGGATCTCGACGTACAGCCACACCAGCGTGACGGTGAGGCCGAGCGCGACGCCCCAGGCCGCCTTCTCCGGCGCCTGCGCCCGGATCAGCTGATCGGCGGCGTCGAAGTCGAGCAGGAAGCTGAACGCCGCGATACCGATCACGACCAGGCTGAAGATGATGGCCAGCGGGCCACCGTCGCGCAGGCCGAGACCGCCGGAGATGAAGAAGCCGGCGATCAGGTTGCCCAGCGCGAGCACCAGGACACCGATCATGGCGCCGACGATGATCCGAGTGAATCGCGGTGTGACCCGGACCGCACCGGTCTTGTATACGACGAGCATGCCCGCGAATACGCCGAAGGTGCCGAGCACCGCCTGCACGATGAGCGCGCTACCGCCGACACCACCGAACTTGATGTTGGTGAACATGAACGAGAGCGCACCGAGGAAAAGACCTTCGAACACCGCGTAGGACAGCACGATCGCCGGGCTGTTCTGCTTGTTCGCGAAGCTCGCGACCAGCACGAGCACCAGGCCGATCAGGCCGCCGCCGACCACGAACAGTGGCGCGAGCGCGGTATTGGCGTGGGTGAGGGTGTAGGAGATGATCGCCGACAGCGCCAACACGCCCAGCGTGATGCCGGTCTTGATGACGACGTCGTCGATCGTCATCGCCCGGGTGGCCGGGACCGGCTGATACGGCTGGGTGTACTGGTCGTATTGCTGCTGGCCGTAGGGG
This region includes:
- a CDS encoding response regulator transcription factor; its protein translation is MRAVIAEDSVLLRVGVVQVLRLAGFEVVAEVADAQALLAAVDQHRPDLAVIDVRMPPDFRDEGVRAALTIRRDQPGTAVMLLSQYVEERYAAELLATQTSGVGYLLKQRVADVEEFGEALRRVATGGTALDPEVVAQLLVRRDRGPLDRLTPRERQVLELMANGRSNAGIAAHLVVSERAVAKHINSILTKLDLPQDGSDHRRVLAVLRYLGAR
- a CDS encoding oxygenase MpaB family protein: MTCPVHSNVMTLPASGTATGVVERFEEVAGSVFVGLFAAALFDQTMLPAISAALERTGRIRNTPWERATRSAASDQIVFLGEDADSTAEMERLKLLHRDVKGVAPDGTRYSALNPENWNWILISTFFMYRGAFAALTGEKLSAADNQALWDHVRTKTEPLQLPGRSRLIEDYAELCAYYDQMAAEKLTVTPTLIAAMETVRRAPRPPFLPAATEPLWRLARPAAGHVAAVLGYGTMHPGARRVLPIRWTRRHDLEFVALTTLFRVAYRGLPAWATDTPLARNRRRYRRLISTYQSVGLSSFAPDRPIASA
- a CDS encoding TetR/AcrR family transcriptional regulator is translated as MAATRSYGGESAAERRARRRAALIEAALDLMAEGGPNAVTKRAVCGRARLNDRYFYEHFADRDAILEALAQEVTGQGLEAVVTAALAPAPDTRAQVHASVVAAVDFMLADPRRGKLLLQANSSEVLQRSRVTNTRTIANVMAAMTRDLLDDRAPSQLDTDMAAFAAVSGVMELFAAWLRGEYPTGRAHLVELITAMLLAGIDLSAQLPAES
- a CDS encoding Bax inhibitor-1/YccA family protein — its product is MRTTSNPVFRNLPRQQGGGYANFGTGMPNAGQFGQYGNPYGQQQYDQYTQPYQPVPATRAMTIDDVVIKTGITLGVLALSAIISYTLTHANTALAPLFVVGGGLIGLVLVLVASFANKQNSPAIVLSYAVFEGLFLGALSFMFTNIKFGGVGGSALIVQAVLGTFGVFAGMLVVYKTGAVRVTPRFTRIIVGAMIGVLVLALGNLIAGFFISGGLGLRDGGPLAIIFSLVVIGIAAFSFLLDFDAADQLIRAQAPEKAAWGVALGLTVTLVWLYVEILRLLSYFQND